CTTTACCGAGAATGATGCCGAACAACTTAAGATAAAATTCGGGAAAGCTTTCGAAAGCCAGGACGGACCCGTGTTCCTGTCTCCTTTTTCTTCGAAACCGGATGTCGATCTTACCGAACTGAATAAGGTGATAGGCATGCGGCTGGATGAGATAACGGCCAATATCAAGGAACAGATCTCTCTGTCGGGATATGAAGGCCAGTTGGGTGCAGGGCTGATCATTACAGGCGGTGCCTCGCAACTCAAAAACCTCGACCTCTATCTCACACAGAAACTGAAGATGCCGGTAAGAAGAGCATCTGCCAAAAAAACCTCTATAAATAATTCTCCCGACCTGATGCATGATCCCGCATTCACCCAAGCGTTGGGAATGCTTCTTTTTGGTGAAGAGAATTGTGAGATGATAAAATCAGAACCCGTCGAAGTTGAAGATGAAGAAAGCGGCAGATCCGGTGCTTCCGGTTGGTTCAGCGGGATAGGGCGAAATTCGAGACCCGAAAAAAAACCTAAACCCCCTAAAGTGAAGAAATCCAAGCCAGAGAAGCAGGAAGGGGGATTTTTCTCGAAAATGGAAGATGTATTCGGAGGTATTTTCTCTGAAGAGGATGATGAATAACACTGTTTTTATTTGCAGCAGATGGACGACGAATTATTGGATTTTCAGATAGAGAGCCGCACCGACGCTATTATCAAGGTGATCGGAGTGGGTGGCGGTGGCGGTAACGCCGTGAACCATATGTTTCAAGAGGGGATACACGATGTCTCTTTCGCTTTGTGTAATACTGATAACCAAGCGTTGATGGAATCGCCGGTACCGGTAAAGGTGCAACTGGGCGGTCAGACCACCGGAGGACTTGGAGCCGGTAATAAACCCGAGATTGCACAGCGTGCGGCTGAAGAGAGTGTCGGCCTGATTGAAGATCTCCTGAACGACGGCACGCGGATGGTTTTTATCACTGCCGGGATGGGCGGTGGAACCGGAACAGGAGCTGCCCCCGTGGTGGCTAGGGTGGCAAAAGATATGGGAGTGCTCACGGTTGGTATTGTAACCATTCCCTTTATGTTTGAAGGCCCAAGGAAAATCGTGCAGGCATTGAAAGGGGTGGAAGAGATGGCGAAAAACGTGGATGCGCTGCTGGTGATCAATAACGAACGCCTGCGTGATATCTACAGCGACCTGACTATGTTGAACGCTTTTGCCAAGGCGGATGATACTTTGGCTACAGCCGCCAGGAGCATCGCCGAGATCATCACCGTGCACGGACATGTGAACCTCGACTTTGCCGATGTGAACACCACACTGAAAGACGGTGGTGTGGCTATTATGAGTAGTGGTCTGGGTAAAGGAGAGGACAGGATCAACGATGCGATAAAGAATGCGCTGCACTCACCGTTACTCAATAATAACGATGTGTTCAGTGCCAAGAAGATACTTATCAATCTCTCTTTTGGCGAAGCACATCCGCTGATGATGGAAGAGATGAATGCGCTCCACGACTTTATGTCGAAATTCAGCAGGGAGATAGAGGTTATCTGGGGAGCTGCCGTGGAAGAGTCGCTCGACGAAGAAGTGAAGGTGACATTGCTCGCTACCGGTTTTTCGATTACCAGCGTGCCGGGTATCGAAGAGCATGAACAGGAAAAGAGCAGAGCCGAGCAGATCCAGCAACAGATCGAGAAGGATGCGAAACTGGAGCAAGAGAAAAAAGATAAAGAACTGATCGAGAAATATTACGGCAAAACCGGTTTGAAGACACTGACCAGTGTCAACTACCGATTAGAGCCTTTCGTATTGACTATCGACGAGTTGGATGATGATAAAGTATTGGAGGCGTTGGAGAAGACACCTGTCTTTAAACGCGAATCCAATTTTAATCCCCGTATCTTTTCGACGGAAGTACAGCAACAACAATCATCCTCATTATTCGATTGAGTAAGATTGAACGAGATTAATATTAAATCATCAAATCAAACATATGTCACTAATAGATACAATTACCGACGAGATAAAGAAAGCCATGCTGGCCAAGGATAAAGTGCGGCTGGAAGCATTGAGGGCGATTAAGAAAGAACTGCTGGAAGCCAAAACCGCTAAAGGTGCGGGGGATGAGCTTACGGACGCGACGACGACAGCCATTTTGCAAAAGATGGTGAAACAGCGCAGGGACAGCGCCGAAATCTATACCGCACAAAAACGGGACGATCTGGCTGAACCGGAGATCGCGCAAATGGAAGTGATCCGGGAATTCCTTCCGGCACAACTTTCCCCTATAGAACTGGAAGCCGCCGTGAAGCGTATTATTGAGGAGGTAGGGGCATCTTCCCTGAAAGAGATGGGGAAAGTGATGGGAATTGCGTCCAAACAACTTGCAGGCAAGGCCGAAGGAAAAGATATCTCCGAAACAGTAAAACGTTTGCTGGCATAACCGGCAAACGTTTTGTACAAGGAATTAGTTTCTCCTGTTATAGGGTAT
This window of the Proteiniphilum saccharofermentans genome carries:
- the ftsZ gene encoding cell division protein FtsZ, encoding MDDELLDFQIESRTDAIIKVIGVGGGGGNAVNHMFQEGIHDVSFALCNTDNQALMESPVPVKVQLGGQTTGGLGAGNKPEIAQRAAEESVGLIEDLLNDGTRMVFITAGMGGGTGTGAAPVVARVAKDMGVLTVGIVTIPFMFEGPRKIVQALKGVEEMAKNVDALLVINNERLRDIYSDLTMLNAFAKADDTLATAARSIAEIITVHGHVNLDFADVNTTLKDGGVAIMSSGLGKGEDRINDAIKNALHSPLLNNNDVFSAKKILINLSFGEAHPLMMEEMNALHDFMSKFSREIEVIWGAAVEESLDEEVKVTLLATGFSITSVPGIEEHEQEKSRAEQIQQQIEKDAKLEQEKKDKELIEKYYGKTGLKTLTSVNYRLEPFVLTIDELDDDKVLEALEKTPVFKRESNFNPRIFSTEVQQQQSSSLFD
- a CDS encoding GatB/YqeY domain-containing protein, encoding MSLIDTITDEIKKAMLAKDKVRLEALRAIKKELLEAKTAKGAGDELTDATTTAILQKMVKQRRDSAEIYTAQKRDDLAEPEIAQMEVIREFLPAQLSPIELEAAVKRIIEEVGASSLKEMGKVMGIASKQLAGKAEGKDISETVKRLLA